The following coding sequences are from one Rutidosis leptorrhynchoides isolate AG116_Rl617_1_P2 chromosome 11, CSIRO_AGI_Rlap_v1, whole genome shotgun sequence window:
- the LOC139875194 gene encoding F-box/FBD/LRR-repeat protein At1g13570-like, translating to MTSLVLDKHFSRKFAKNGSFGHNGFIRITNYIFNYLKGPRLKLHLHIPKMFLDSFQEVNQWISSLARDGVRELVLTNSNQPYQLPYYFFHCLELRMLELDNCIIKPPLEFQGYLYLEKLTLRNIEFGANLHGTIINLPQLKMLKLVACTNVYNFKIKSKKLFQLVIRSCPDATLLHLLHSKCLSEFGIFIKKPIQGVERVNLASLLSNMPCDGYFVIDGYFLQFSIAENIPKWLPHPTNSLKLLYLRDFKFGDLYQFQGVLCILRNSPNLRQLDVYNQDLPHVHLDVKPALTYLEASDCLDQTLNCLKTINIMDVERSKPLLLFIKLLLEHSPTLEKISIRPHATADAQEKYNFSKDVTRFPRASSKAELHYLDPT from the exons ATGACGTCACTGGTTCTTGATAAACATTTCTCAAGAAAGTTTGCCAAAAATGGAAGTTTTGGTCATAATGGATTTATTAGGATCACAAACTATATCTTTAACTATCTCAAGGGTCCTCGCCTAAAGTTACATCTCCacataccaaaaatgtttcttgatagtTTCCAAGAAGTCAATCAATGGATTTCATCATTGGCAAGAGATGGTGTTAGAGAACTCGTCCTTACAAATTCAAACCAACCTTATCAACTTCCATATTATTTTTTTCATTGTCTAGAATTGAGAATGCTAGAACTTGACAACTGTATCATTAAGCCACCACTTGAGTTTCAAGGATATCTATATCTCGAAAAACTTACGCTTAGGAATATTGAATTTGGGGCTAACTTACATGGAACTATTATCAACTTACCACAGCTCAAGATGTTGAAACTGGTTGCATGCACCAACGTTTACAATTTCAAGATCAAGTCTAAAAAGTTGTTTCAGTTAGTGATCAGGAGTTGCCCCGATGCAACTTTGCTCCACTTGTTGCATAGTAAATGTCTTAGTGAGTTTGGTATATTTATCAAAAAACCTATTCAGGGAGTTGAAAGAGTTAATTTGGCAAGCTTGTTAAGTAATATGCCATGTGATGGGTATTTTGTTATCGACGGGTATTTTCTCCAG TTTTCTATTGCGGAAAATATTCCCAAGTGGCTTCCACACCCAACTAATAGTTTAAAGCTTCTCTACTTACGAGACTTCAAATTTGGTGATTTGTATCAATTTCAAGGTGTTTTATGTATCCTTCGGAACTCACCTAACTTGAGACAACTCGATGTGTACAATCAG GATCTTCCACATGTGCATTTGGATGTGAAACCAGCATTAACTTATTTGGAAGCTTCTGACTGTTTGGATCAGACATTGAACTGCTTGAAAACTATAAATATCATGGATGTAGAAAGATCAAAGCCCTTGTTGCTCTTTATAAAGCTTTTACTTGAACATTCTCCCACACTTGAAAAAATATCAATCCGACCACATGCAACTGCTGATGCTCAGGAAAAGTACAACTTCTCTAAGGATGTTACGCGGTTCCCACGAGCTTCCTCGAAAGCAGAGCTTCACTACTTGGATCC GACTTGA